One Entelurus aequoreus isolate RoL-2023_Sb linkage group LG09, RoL_Eaeq_v1.1, whole genome shotgun sequence genomic window carries:
- the npm3 gene encoding nucleoplasmin-3, which produces MSFSSEESSDVGLASEKKLESFLFSCQLSSKVPFYTFQRDEEDDLEHFLELRTVCLGEDAKEESNVVEVTAMNHQGKITSVPIANLHSSCLPMVSLGDFELKAPVTIRLKAGSGPVTISGLHLIASGIEESDLEEEEDEDDTDEEDLSPVKPAKKKQVQ; this is translated from the exons ATGTCTTTCTCAAGCGAAGAGAGTTCGGATGTCGGCTTGGCTAGTGAAAAAAAGCTAGAGAGCTTCCTGTTCA GCTGCCAGCTCTCCTCCAAAGTACCTTTCTACACCTTCCAAAGAGATGAAGAGGACGATCTAGAGCACTTCCTTGAGCTCAGAACG GTATGTCTGGGAGAAGATGCCAAGGAGGAGAGCAACGTGGTGGAGGTGACAGCCATGAACCATCAGGGAAAGATCACGTCAGTGCCAATAGCCAACCTTCACAGCAGCTGCTTGCCAATG GTGAGTTTGGGCGATTTCGAGCTGAAAGCACCAGTCACCATCCGACTCAAGGCTGGTTCAGGACCAGTTACCATCAGCGGCCTGCACCTTATTG CTTCAGGGATTGAAGAATCTGacctggaggaggaggaagatgaagatgATACGGATGAAGAAGACTTGAGCCCCGTAAAACCAGCAAAGAAGAAGCAGGTGCAGTGA